The sequence below is a genomic window from Shinella zoogloeoides.
GGGCCTGCCACCGGACGAGGCGATGTAGCGCCGGCGCTTCAGCTTGCGGAAGAGCTCGATGTCCAAGCCGCCCGCCCGCCAGCCCTCCCGGGTGACGCAGGCGACGGTGACGATCTTCCTGGTTTCGTCTTTTTCGATTTCGATCCTGCCGCCCTGGGCGAGCAGGTGGAGTATGCGCTGTTCGGCGCGGGAAATGTCCATGGTCCTGAAGATCCGTCTGGCGTTCGAATGAACGCAAAAAAACGTTCCGCCACCCGATGGTGGCAGGGTTCATCGTTTTTCCGACCCTGCACGCAAGCTGTTGCGGGCAGGGTCCTCAGCGGGCCTCAGACGAGCTAGACATCAAAACTCCATTGCGGATGCCCCGAAATAACCGGGACACCCCGAAAGGTCAATGCGACGGCCAGATCAGCGAATGGTGCAGGAAGACGCCGGTCTTCACGCCATTGGCCGAAGCCAGCGAGATGTTCGCCGCCCCGAGCGCGATATCGCCGGCCGCATAGAGGCCGGGCAGGGAGGTCTGGCCGGTGTCGTCGGTGTGGAGGATGGTGCCGACAGGCGTTTCCTTCAATTCGAGGCCGCGATCGGCCGGAATGGTGCTGCGTACCCGCGCCTCCGGCATGACGAAGAGCGCCTTGATCAGCGTCGGGATGCCGGGGCCGGTCTCGACGGAGAGCATGCCGTCCGGTCCGTCGGCGATCGCCGTGACACGGCCCGGCCGCAGTTTCACA
It includes:
- a CDS encoding YjhX family toxin; amino-acid sequence: MDISRAEQRILHLLAQGGRIEIEKDETRKIVTVACVTREGWRAGGLDIELFRKLKRRRYIASSGGRPYRITQRGLELVRSQQDNQ